The following are encoded in a window of Salmo trutta chromosome 27, fSalTru1.1, whole genome shotgun sequence genomic DNA:
- the LOC115165110 gene encoding uncharacterized protein LOC115165110, with amino-acid sequence MMLGARQKIKEESDKVSVVGSGVPGREGRAATAVDELEGHMAGVKLSVSKMAELAGFPSHRSRADVTATGISTSPGAEMAGPAYVNRDGSGLLPLATVAAKLPKFNGQGKWEVFFTQFELLARAGRWSDETKALQLALSLAEEASECLLTLAPDERGDYGALVEALGGPFGSDAQPNMLRIELSNKKRLKGESLKALASGILSLTRRAYATMPIGVQDELARDSFIRALSSTELGKHVQMADPPSLRAAVETARKRELIWGEGVRVEVASQPEVRAAVAGVPGVTKPDLATFSGSVADSPVPGKRRRVLAQGAARTHPPAPEPTVSKRGTQQRRQEGGDLLPQGVAAAVFPSPVVVVGRTTVGDFCNVIVKVEGVECLALVDTGSTVTLVRPDILPVGVRVEPTLVQLRTVTGELAPMLGKCQLSVTVGGRTVGCPAWVAAVQDPCILGMDFLKNCGAQLDLASGTLRLSGGPTVGMSTSGGPAGGRAVPPSSSKLAETPPVIPAAPLVVVPFQQLSPAATAFTPHHGASTGSSVAQNTLAPSPHQPDGGKEEAIDAVEAVWLKNCQGLDERQQRQLKQLLLDFKDSFAWGEDEVGQTHLVQHEIDTGDARPIKIRPRRIPLARREAADTAIVDMLRADFIEPSDSPWSAPVVMVPKKGGKLRFCVDYRGLNSVTTKDSYPLPRIDESLDHVRGSSWFSSLDLRSGYWQVPLSPGAREKTAFSTDRGHWQFKVLCFGLCNAPATFERLMDRVLAGVPRDECVVYLDDILVHGTSFEGALGAIRRVLERISGAGLKLHPGKCHFMQREVAFLGHQLGGEGISTMPDKVEAVRGWPVPGGKKEVKSFLGLASYYRRFVKGFAGVAAPLNHLLKEDTVFQWTEEHQRAFEALKRALMEAPVLASPDPNRPFILDTDASNEGLGAVLAQRGPDGEHVVAYYSRTFDKAEKRYCVTRRELLAVVAAVRHFKYYLGGLPFVVRTDHSALQWLLSFKEPEGQIARWLEELQPYDFQVEHRAGLRHSNADALSRRPCAEDGCGYCAKRVERERELCREEGVTATVSQLRVTECRELEAVDVGEWRRRQEEDAELRSVLRWVEERRRPPWGEVAPLSPVTKGLWAKFTVLRVAEGVLQRGWKKPATGEITWQVVVPKRLQGSVLQQLHGGVGAGHFGVSKTLKRVRKGFYWARHRRDVEDFCRQCDECAAKKGPPGQSHALLQQFPVGEPMERLGVDIVGPFPTTDSGNRWILTAMDYFTKWPEAYALPDQEAATVADALVGGIISRFGVPQSIHSDQGRNFESRVFSELCRRLGAEKTRTTPLHPQSDGLVERFNRTLAQQLAIVTSKHQRDWDTHLPFILMACRSAVQESTACSPALLMLGRELRTPAELTFGHPPDNDDGVLPGPNYRKKGRCLKLDSAWVGPCLVIERVGEVTYRVEVPPRSRKVVVHRDRLAPYRGRKTVGNGSEVSDVSPREQSNEETLAQPEPGMGAASSEGAGNDIGADECSGGSPVRATGRPKRLMRPPGRFKDFVV; translated from the exons ATGATGCTTGGGGCGAGGCAGAAAATTAAGGAAGAGTCGGACAAAGTGTCCGTTGTGGGCTCGGGGGTACCCGGTCGGGAGGGTCGGGCGGCGACTGCCGTAGATGAGCTGGAGGGCCACATGGCGGGAGTTAAATTGTCAGTCAGCAAGATGGCAGAACTGGCGGGTTTTCCTTCACACCGCTCGAGAGCAGACGTCACGGCGACGGGGATATCGACGTCACCGGGTGCGGAAATGGCGGGGCCTGCGTATGTAAACAGAGATGGCAGCGGCCTATTGCCATTAGCCACGGTAGCGGCTAAACTACCAAAGTTCAATGGACAAGGTAAATGGGAAGTTTTTTTCACTCAATTCGAGTTGTTGGCTAGAGCCGGGAGGTGGTCTGACGAGACGAAAGCGTTACAGCTTGCCCTGAGCCTGGCAGAGGAGGCGTCGGAATGCCTGTTAACGCTAGCCCCGGACGAGAGGGGCGACTACGGTGCGCTAGTGGAGGCATTGGGGGGCCCTTTCGGCAGCGACGCGCAGCCCAACATGCTGCGGATTGAACTGAGTAACAAAAAGAGACTAAAGGGGGAATCATTAAAGGCGTTGGCAAGTGGTATTCTGAGCCTGACCAGGCGGGCTTATGCAACTATGCCGATTGGGGTGCAAGACGAGCTGGCACGGGACAGTTTTATTAGAGCGCTCTCTTCCACCGAACTGGGTAAGCATGTTCAGATGGCGGACCCACCATCTCTGCGGGCTGCAGTGGAGACAGCCAGGAAGAGGGAGCTGATCTGGGGTGAGGGAGTGAGAGTGGAAGTCGCCAGTCAACCAGAGGTGAGAGCAGCGGTGGCTGGGGTGCCAGGGGTCACGAAACCAGA CCTGGCCACATTCAGCGGGAGTGTGGCAGATTCCCCCGTCCCAGGGAAACGACGGCGGGTTCTCGCGCAGGGGGCAGCGCGGACCCACCCCCCCGCCCCCGAACCCACTGTAAGCAAAAGAGGTACCCAGCAGCGCAGACAAGAGGGTGGGGACCTGCTCCCCCAGGGTGTAGCTGCCGCCGTGTTTCCTAGTCCGGTAGTTGTGGTGGGACGTACAACCGTTGGGGACTTCTGTAATGTCATCGTCAAGGTAGAGGGGGTGGAATGTTTGGCCCTGGTCGACACGGGCTCTACAGTAACCCTGGTGAGACCAGACATACTACCTGTTGGGGTGCGGGTGGAGCCGACCCTTGTCCAGCTACGGACTGTCACGGGGGAGCTAGCCCCCATGTTAGGGAAGTGTCAGCTATCTGTGACTGTGGGGGGGAGAACTGTGGGGTGTCCGGCATGGGTAGCAGCGGTGCAGGACCCCTGTATACTGGGAATGGACTTTTTGAAAAACTGTGGGGCTCAGTTGGACTTAGCGTCGGGCACTTTGAGGCTGTCGGGGGGGCCCACAGTGGGAATGTCGACTTCGGGAGGGCCAGCAGGGGGCAGGGCTGTCCCTCCGTCTTCCTCCAAGCTTGCAGAAACTCCACCGGTCATCCCGGCTGCTCCCTTGGTCGTTGTGCCATTTCAGCAGCTGTCTCCAGCGGCGACGGCCTTCACTCCCCATCATGGTGCAAGCACAGGCAGCTCAGTAGCCCAAAACACACTGGCTCCTTCACCCCATCAGCCCGACGGGGGGAAGGAGGAAGCTATCGACGCCGTCGAGGCTGTGTGGCTGAAGAACTGTCAGGGTCTGgatgagagacaacagagacagtTAAAGCAGCTGCTGTTGGACTTTAAAGATAGCTTCGCTTGGGGGGAAGATGAGGTAGGACAAACGCACCTAGTTCAGCACGAAATAGACACTGGGGACGCCCGACCCATTAAAATTCGGCCCCGTCGTATTCCCCTTGCCAGAAGGGAAGCAGCAGACACAGCTATTGTTGACATGTTGCGGGCTGATTTCATTGAGCCATCAGATAGCCCATGGTCCGCGCCGGTTGTCATGGTGCCTAAGAAAGGGGGTAAACTTAGGTTTTGTGTTGACTACAGGGGCCTAAATTCTGTCACCACTAAAGACTCTTATCCCCTACCGAGGATTGATGAGTCGCTAGACCACGTGAGAGGGTCCTCGTGGTTCTCCTCCCTTGATCTGcgcagtggctactggcaggtgcccctctcGCCAGGGGCACGTGAAAAAACGGCCTTCTCCACAGATAGGGGCCATTGGCAGTTCAAGGTGCTGTGCTTCGGGCTCTGTAATGCTCCTGCCACCTTTGAGAGGCTCATGGACAGAGTGCTGGCGGGGGTTCCGAGAgacgagtgtgttgtgtacctagaCGACATATTGGTGCACGGCACATCGTTTGAGGGGGCACTGGGGGCAATTAGGCGAGTGTTGGAGAGGATCTCGGGGGCGGGGCTAAAATTACATCCGGGAAAGTGCCATTTCATGCAAAGGGAGGTGGCGTTCCTGGGGCATCAGCTGGGTGGTGAGGGCATCAGCACGATGCCAGACAAAGTAGAGGCTGTGAGGGGGTGGCCAGTTCCAGGGGGGAAAAAAGAGGTTAAGAGCTTCCTGGGGCTGGCATCCTACTATCGTAGGTTTGTGAAGGGGTTTGCGGGGGTAGCGGCTCCTTTGAACCACCTTCTCAAGGAGGACACTGTTTTTCAGTGGACCGAAGAGCACCAGCGGGCATTTGAGGCCCTCAAACGTGCCCTGATGGAGGCCCCTGTCCTGGCCTCACCAGACCCGAACCGTCCGTTCATCCTGGACACCGACGCAAGCAATGAGGGTTTGGGGGCTGTGCTGGCTCAGCGTGGTCCTGATGGGGAACACGTAGTAGCTTATTACAGCAGAACTTTTGATAAGGCTGAGAAACGCTACTGCGTGACAAGAAGAGAGCTTTTGGCTGTCGTGGCAGCAGTACGCCATTTCAAGTACTACCTGGGGGGCCTGCCGTTTGTGGTCCGGACGGATCACTCCGCCCTGCAGTGGCTTCTCTCCTTCAAGGAGCCAGAGGGTCAGATTGCCCGCTGGCTGGAGGAGCTGCAACCCTACGACTTCCAGGTGGAGCACAGAGCCGGCCTTCGCCACAGCAATGCAGACGCCTTGTCCCGCCGCCCGTGTGCTGAGGATGGCTGTGGGTACTGCGCCAAacgggtggagcgagagagagaactgtgCAGGGAGGAGGGAGTCACCGCCACGGTGAGTCAGCTGAGGGTGACAGAGTGCCGGGAGCTTGAGGCTGTGGACGTTGGGGAGTGGAGGCGTCGCCAGGAGGAGGACGCAGAGCTGCGTTCTGTGCTGCGGTGGGTGGAAGAGAGAAGACGACCGCCGTGGGGGGAAGTAGCCCCTCTATCACCAGTCACCAAGGGACTGTGGGCTAAATTCACAGTCCTTAGAGTGGCTGAGGGAGTGCTCCAGAGGGGGTGGAAAAAGCCAGCGACTGGAGAAATTACGTGGCAGGTAGTGGTGCCCAAAAGGCTGCAGGGGAGCGTGTTACAGCAGCTTCATGGGGGAGTTGGCGCAGGGCATTTTGGGGTCTCCAAAACGTTAAAGCGCGTGCGTAAAGGCTTCTATTGGGCCAGGCACAGGAGGGATGTTGAGGACTTTTGTAGGCAGTGTGACGAGTGTGCTGCTAAAAAAGGACCTCCAGGTCAGTCACACGCCCTCCTACAACAATTCCCAGTAGGGGAGCCCATGGAGAGACTGGGGGTAGACATAGTGGGGCCGTTTCCAACCACAGACAGCGGTAACAGGTGGATTCTAACCGCTATGGACTACTTCACCAAGTGGCCGGAGGCTTACGCTCTCCCAGACCAGGAGGCAGCGACAGTAGCTGATGCGTTGGTGGGGGGAATAATCAGTCGGTTTGGGGTGCCACAGTCTATTCACAGCGACCAGGGGAGAAACTTCGAGTCACGGGTGTTCTCAGAGTTGTGTAGACGGTTAGGCGCGGAGAAGACGCGCACTACTCCACTTCACCCCCAGAGTGATGGGCTGGTGGAAAGATTTAACAGAACGTTAGCACAGCAGCTGGCCATCGTTACCTCAAAACACCAGAGAGATTGGGACACCCACTTACCGTTTATTCTTATGGCATGTAGGTCGGCTGTTCAAGAATCGACTGCGTGCTCCCCAGCGCTACTAATGTTAGGTCGTGAGTTGCGCACCCCAGCCGAACTGACGTTTGGTCACCCTCCTGATAATGACGACGGGGTTTTGCCTGGCCCGAACTAT CGCAAGAAGGGCCGGTGCCTAAAGCTGGACAGTGCATGGGTGGGGCCGTgtctggtgatagagagagtgggggaggtgaCGTACCGGGTGGAGGTCCCCCCACGGAGCAGGAAGGTGGTGGTCCACCGGGACCGATTGGCACCCTACAGAGGGAGGAAAACGGTAGGAAATGGGAGTGAGGTCTCTGATGTGAGCCCACGGGAACAGTCTAACGAGGAGACTCTAGCGCAACCTGAGCCTGGGATGGGGGCTGCTTCTTCAGAGGGCGCTGGAAATGACATTGGTGCAGATGAGTGTTCTGGGGGTTCACCGGTGAGAGCCACGGGGAGGCCCAAGAGACTGATGCGACCTCCGGGTCGTTTTAAGGATTTTGTTGTGTAA
- the LOC115165032 gene encoding E3 ubiquitin-protein ligase KCMF1-like: protein MSRHEGVSCDACLKGNFRGQRYKCLICYDYDLCASCYEGGATTTRHTAEHAMQCILTRVDFDLYYGGESFSVEQPQAFTCPFCGRMGYTETSLQEHVTAEHTETSSEVICPICAVLPGGDPNHVTDDLAAHLTLEHRAPRDLDESSGVRHVRRMIHPGRGLGGQRARRSNMQFTSSTSGGSSTTQTSTQSANYNREDMDPIGELLSQLSGVRRSAGSQLSSGPSASQLQQLQMQLQVDWQQAQATRQQLETARNTSHRGSRTSTHAGNHNANPGSNSFFNNLSPNPEQQEPNTQSSTSQFLLNRLSEPRLSEAERQLCEGQWADRSLFVTELLLSTLIANPDRSEDDNLRDYHDAVTRGSDAFEDTGVMTLDVALENLNLRELKNEQHPPALP from the exons ATGTCCCGTCATGAAG GTGTGAGCTGCGACGCGTGTTTGAAAGGTAACTTTCGGGGGCAGCGGTACAAGTGTTTAATTTGCTACGACTACGACCTGTGTGCCTCGTGCTACGAGGGCGGAGCCACGACCACCAGACACACGGCGGAGCACGCCATGCAGTGCATACTAACCAGGGTCGACTTCG ACCTGTATTATGGGGGAGAGTCCTTCTCGGTGGAGCAGCCCCAGGCTTTCACCTGTCCCTTCTGTGGCAGGATGGGTTACACGGAGACATCTCTACAGGAGCACGTGACTGCAGAGCACACAGAGACCTCCTCAGAGGTG atctgTCCCATATGTGCTGTGCTGCCTGGCGGAGACCCTAATCACGTGACAGACGACTTGGCTGCTCATCTCACACTTGAACACAGAGCACCGAGAGATTTG GATGAGTCGAGCGGGGTGCGGCACGTGCGTCGGATGATCCACCCGGGTCGGGGTCTGGGGGGCCAGAGGGCCCGTCGATCCAACATGCAGTTCACCTCGTCAACCTCCGGGGGGAGCTCTACCACACAGACCTCTACACAGAGCGCCAACTACAACAGGGAGGATATGGATCCTATAGGAG AGCTGCTGTCCCAGTTGTCAGGGGTGCGTAGGTCGGCGGGCAGCCAGCTGAGTTCAGGTCCTTCAGCCTCCCAGCTACAGCAGCTCCAG ATGCAGCTCCAGGTGGATTGGCAGCAGGCCCAGGCTACCAGGCAGCAGTTGGAAACGGCCCGGAACACCTCTCATCGCGGCAGCCGCACCTCCACCCACGCAGGGAATCACAACGCCAATCCTGGCTCCAACTCCTTCTTCAACAACCTTAGTCCCAACCCGGAGCAGCAGGAGCCCAACACACAGAGCAGCACCTCCCAGTTCCTTCTCAACAG ACTGAGTGAACCGAGGTTGTCCGAGGCGGAGCGCCAGCTATGTGAAGGCCAGTGGGCCGACCGCTCTCTCTTCGTCACGgagctcctcctctccaccctgatAGCCAATCCCGACCGCAGCGAAGACGACAATCTCCGTGACTACCACGACGCCGTGACGCGAGGCTCGGATGCCTTCGAAGACACGGGGGTCATGACCTTAGACGTGGCGCTGGAGAACCTCAACCTCCGAGAACTGAAGAATGAGCAGCATCCCCCGGCGTTGCCGTAG